In Verrucomicrobiota bacterium, one DNA window encodes the following:
- a CDS encoding glycosyltransferase family 4 protein — MDSAFKDCFLTPSARPDPEEAGPIPTAVFNGLPLPESPAPAAARFGLLCGGFPPRIDGIGDYTWRLSRELAQQGCPVQVLTSEARLEAGDALPRSLDATAAGLESAGITVTRCFDPDRPATLRSLADHLAPDLDWLVVQYNPFGFGPRGFNPWLIEALTAIRRRSRTCIAVMFHETYVPAWPWKFTVMRLWQWPQFLALTRLAHAIFVSSERWIGQVHACTPRAVCIHLPVGSNLPCCPFSKAEARQRLGIDPETKVLGAFGSGHVSKLSRLVRVAAEAVQRRFPDTILLSVGKGGRTLRAECPELNLRDEGPLPPEEAALRIRAMDVMLGPFADGLSTRRGSAITALQHGVPVCSTVTRWTDGLLVDPPWAGIKLCAPNQPHVYAQNALDLIAQPPSAEEIRQRHDAVFGWPNVTARLLAFLDPQVKRSTDYTDYTD, encoded by the coding sequence ATGGATAGCGCCTTTAAGGATTGCTTTCTCACCCCCTCAGCGAGACCGGACCCAGAGGAAGCCGGGCCGATTCCCACCGCCGTATTTAATGGACTGCCGCTGCCCGAGTCGCCCGCCCCGGCTGCAGCCAGGTTCGGGTTGCTCTGCGGCGGTTTCCCGCCCCGGATTGACGGTATCGGTGACTACACCTGGCGCTTGAGCCGGGAGCTTGCACAACAAGGATGTCCCGTTCAGGTGCTGACCTCCGAAGCGCGCCTCGAAGCCGGTGACGCGTTACCCCGCAGCCTTGACGCGACCGCTGCCGGCCTGGAAAGCGCCGGGATCACCGTCACGCGCTGTTTTGACCCCGACCGGCCCGCCACCCTCCGGTCCCTGGCGGATCACCTGGCGCCTGACCTCGATTGGCTCGTGGTCCAGTATAACCCTTTCGGGTTCGGCCCCCGAGGTTTCAACCCCTGGCTGATCGAGGCCCTGACGGCCATTCGCCGGCGCTCCCGCACCTGCATCGCGGTCATGTTCCACGAAACGTACGTCCCGGCGTGGCCCTGGAAGTTCACCGTCATGCGCCTTTGGCAATGGCCTCAATTCCTGGCCCTGACCCGGCTGGCGCACGCGATCTTCGTTTCCAGCGAACGTTGGATCGGCCAGGTCCACGCCTGCACACCCCGGGCGGTCTGCATTCACCTGCCGGTCGGATCCAACCTCCCGTGCTGCCCATTTTCCAAAGCAGAGGCACGTCAACGTTTAGGCATCGATCCGGAGACCAAGGTGCTCGGCGCGTTCGGCTCCGGTCACGTCAGCAAACTATCCCGGCTGGTAAGGGTCGCGGCCGAAGCCGTCCAGCGCCGTTTTCCCGACACCATCCTCCTGTCGGTCGGCAAAGGCGGCCGGACCCTCCGGGCCGAGTGCCCGGAGCTGAATCTTCGTGATGAAGGCCCCTTGCCCCCTGAAGAAGCCGCGCTTCGGATCCGGGCCATGGACGTCATGCTGGGCCCGTTCGCGGACGGGCTTTCCACCCGGCGCGGCTCGGCCATCACCGCCCTTCAGCACGGGGTGCCCGTCTGCTCCACCGTGACCCGCTGGACCGACGGCCTTTTGGTGGACCCACCCTGGGCCGGAATCAAACTTTGCGCCCCCAATCAACCGCACGTTTACGCCCAGAACGCCCTCGACCTGATCGCCCAGCCCCCCTCAGCCGAAGAAATCCGCCAACGCCACGACGCCGTCTTCGGCTGGCCTAACGTCACCGCCCGGCTCCTCGCCTTCCTCGATCCCCAGGTTAAGCGGTCCACAGATTACACAGATTACACAGATTGA
- a CDS encoding glycosyltransferase family 4 protein: MSVSCRICFLDQSGELGGAELCLADFAEFARHRSTVVLFGEGPFAQVLRERGVDVRVVPLPGSAAGVSKSSGPSACIRAALGLLPFLWRAGRIARGHDLLYANTMKALVVAAALSVLLRKPFCFHLHDVLSASHFSAVNRRLAVFLADRAALVVANSQASAEAYRAAGGRNPRLHVLYNGFCLERFSPVAPESARQALPSGLRGDFPVIGLFGRVTPWKGQHVLIEALALLPGVHALIVGDALFTEDDRRYRQELGALAERLGVRERVHFTGFLPDIRPLVCAVDAVVHCSVAPEPFGRVVVEAMLLGRPVVAAGAGGVLELVHEGRTGLLTEPADARGLARAIRSLLDNPDRAQALGRAAREEARDRFGLKGIISRWNAWMEGLAAGADAGAGQEELRCA; encoded by the coding sequence GTGAGTGTTTCATGCCGGATTTGTTTCCTGGATCAGTCCGGGGAGTTGGGCGGAGCGGAGCTCTGCCTGGCGGACTTTGCGGAATTTGCGCGGCACCGCTCTACGGTAGTCCTGTTCGGGGAAGGACCGTTCGCGCAGGTGTTGCGGGAGCGGGGCGTCGACGTGCGGGTGGTTCCATTGCCGGGCAGCGCGGCCGGCGTCAGTAAATCATCCGGGCCATCAGCCTGCATCAGGGCGGCTTTGGGCCTTTTGCCTTTTCTGTGGCGGGCCGGCCGGATCGCGCGGGGCCACGACCTGTTGTACGCCAACACGATGAAGGCGCTGGTGGTGGCGGCCGCGCTGAGCGTTTTGCTGCGCAAGCCGTTCTGCTTTCACCTGCACGACGTGCTGAGCGCCTCACATTTCAGCGCCGTCAACCGCCGGCTGGCGGTTTTTCTGGCGGACCGGGCCGCGCTGGTGGTGGCCAACTCGCAGGCGAGCGCCGAAGCTTACCGCGCGGCAGGAGGCAGGAATCCCAGGCTGCACGTTTTGTACAACGGCTTTTGCCTTGAACGGTTCTCGCCGGTTGCGCCCGAGTCAGCCCGGCAGGCGTTGCCGTCAGGGCTGCGCGGCGATTTTCCGGTGATAGGCCTTTTCGGGCGGGTAACCCCATGGAAGGGACAACACGTGCTGATCGAGGCGCTGGCGCTTCTGCCCGGGGTGCACGCGTTGATCGTCGGTGACGCACTTTTCACGGAGGACGACCGCCGTTACCGGCAGGAACTGGGGGCGCTGGCGGAGCGGCTTGGGGTCAGGGAACGCGTCCACTTCACCGGGTTTTTACCGGACATCCGGCCGCTGGTGTGCGCCGTGGACGCGGTCGTGCACTGCTCGGTTGCGCCGGAACCGTTCGGCCGGGTGGTGGTTGAGGCGATGCTGCTGGGGCGGCCGGTGGTGGCGGCCGGTGCGGGTGGGGTGCTGGAACTGGTCCATGAGGGCCGCACGGGGCTTTTGACCGAGCCGGCCGACGCGCGCGGTCTGGCCCGGGCGATCCGTTCGCTTTTGGACAACCCGGACCGCGCGCAAGCCCTGGGGCGGGCCGCCCGTGAGGAAGCGCGGGACCGTTTCGGCCTGAAGGGGATCATCTCCCGTTGGAACGCATGGATGGAAGGTCTGGCCGCCGGCGCCGACGCCGGTGCCGGTCAGGAGGAATTGCGATGCGCCTAG
- a CDS encoding glycosyltransferase produces the protein MRLALVHDYLIQMGGAERVVATMADAFPEAPLFTSAADRERLLSPLDQREITTARWLERTPGLRRHFKKYFMFYPAAFRSLGRVDAEVVWISSSGFSKWIRTRPGAVTVCYCHTPPRFFWEPDEYLQHEVSNPLLRTLAKGGLAALRRADFARAQRITYFVANSRCVQRRIREFYRRHSEVIHPPVDVDRFEVSPVAGDYYVVLSRLVGYKRVDRAVEAFNRLGHRLIVIGDGPDRKRLEALAGPTVEFYGRVNDGEARRLLESARGLIFPGREDFGIAPVEAQACGKPVVAFGAGGALETVIDGETGVLFFEPTPEALADAVLRCDLIDWDFYRIRRNAERFARPVFLRQMSDFLARVGATSRRQETPAEAAA, from the coding sequence ATGCGCCTAGCCCTGGTCCACGATTACCTGATCCAGATGGGCGGGGCCGAACGGGTCGTCGCCACGATGGCGGACGCATTTCCCGAAGCGCCCCTTTTCACGAGCGCCGCAGACCGGGAACGTTTACTGTCACCGCTGGATCAGCGCGAGATCACGACCGCCCGGTGGCTGGAACGGACCCCGGGCCTGCGCCGGCATTTCAAGAAGTATTTCATGTTTTATCCGGCTGCGTTCCGGTCCCTGGGCCGGGTCGACGCCGAGGTGGTCTGGATCAGCAGCAGCGGTTTTTCCAAATGGATCCGGACGCGGCCCGGCGCGGTGACCGTGTGCTACTGCCACACGCCCCCGCGTTTCTTCTGGGAGCCGGACGAATACTTGCAGCACGAGGTCAGCAACCCGCTCCTGCGCACCCTGGCGAAAGGCGGGCTCGCGGCCTTGCGCCGGGCGGACTTTGCCCGGGCCCAGCGGATCACCTATTTCGTCGCCAACTCCCGGTGCGTGCAGAGGCGCATCCGGGAGTTTTACCGGCGGCATTCGGAGGTGATTCATCCGCCGGTGGACGTTGACCGGTTTGAGGTCTCCCCGGTGGCCGGCGACTATTACGTGGTGTTGTCGCGCCTGGTCGGCTACAAGCGGGTCGACCGGGCGGTGGAAGCTTTCAACCGGCTCGGGCATCGGCTGATCGTGATCGGCGACGGTCCGGATCGCAAACGCCTGGAGGCGTTGGCCGGGCCGACGGTGGAATTTTACGGCCGGGTGAATGATGGGGAAGCGCGCCGCCTCCTGGAGAGTGCGCGAGGCCTCATCTTCCCCGGCCGTGAGGATTTCGGGATCGCGCCGGTCGAAGCCCAGGCTTGCGGCAAGCCGGTGGTTGCTTTCGGGGCCGGGGGCGCCCTGGAAACCGTCATCGACGGGGAAACGGGCGTACTGTTCTTCGAGCCTACCCCGGAGGCGCTGGCGGACGCCGTGCTGCGCTGTGACCTTATCGATTGGGATTTTTACCGGATCCGGCGTAATGCCGAGCGTTTCGCCCGCCCGGTGTTTTTGCGCCAGATGTCGGACTTTCTCGCCCGGGTAGGCGCCACGTCGCGCCGGCAGGAGACGCCGGCGGAAGCAGCGGCGTAA
- a CDS encoding exopolysaccharide biosynthesis polyprenyl glycosylphosphotransferase has protein sequence MLSHRVRGLNNVYYCLLAGILTVCFWLYLLGLGGTLGRYAGYNYQQYIIYNVAGVVALAMMAFRTQVRHGYTLACDPWSNHRVAFLNSSAVGVAILLVLAATKDFSISRFFVFTFLPLLYAAFFFCHRFVPGILLRRFFRRHYVQRGLLVGCLEEAETMTQWRAQMASLGVEFVCFSDDSWHEAQGKEGALASLERVVRRQRIAHVVLLGLPENRAFVQGLSAICNRHGSRLLVVNGLSDYFGRPVTHSSLCGMDVIDVMEEPLENPLNRLCKRIIDVALALPVVAFVLPLLIVVVWIVHRLQSPGPLFYRQTRSGRCNQPFRIFKFRTMHAARRGQGRQATQEDARVFTLGRFLRRTSLDEIPQFINVLRGDMSVVGPRPHMVIHNRRFCQAMASYHVRAFVKPGITGVAQVLGYRGEAKTDADIEARVKHDLEYIQHWSIWRDIRIILETGRQVFFPPRTAY, from the coding sequence ATGCTTTCGCATCGTGTCCGAGGCCTGAATAACGTTTATTACTGCCTGCTGGCGGGTATCCTGACGGTTTGCTTCTGGCTTTACCTCCTCGGCCTGGGAGGAACGCTGGGCCGCTACGCGGGGTACAATTACCAGCAGTACATCATCTATAACGTGGCCGGGGTCGTTGCCCTCGCCATGATGGCGTTTCGTACGCAGGTCCGGCACGGCTACACGCTGGCTTGTGATCCCTGGAGCAATCACCGCGTCGCGTTTCTTAACTCGTCGGCGGTCGGGGTGGCGATCCTGCTGGTGCTGGCGGCGACAAAGGATTTTTCCATTTCGCGCTTCTTCGTCTTCACCTTCCTGCCGTTGCTGTACGCGGCGTTCTTCTTTTGTCACCGCTTCGTACCGGGGATTTTGCTGCGCCGATTTTTCCGGCGACATTACGTCCAGCGGGGGCTGCTGGTCGGTTGCCTGGAGGAGGCGGAGACGATGACGCAATGGCGTGCCCAGATGGCGAGCCTGGGAGTGGAGTTCGTCTGTTTTTCCGACGATTCATGGCATGAGGCGCAAGGAAAGGAAGGCGCATTGGCTTCGCTGGAGCGCGTGGTCCGGCGCCAGCGCATCGCGCACGTCGTGTTGCTTGGGTTGCCGGAAAACCGGGCGTTTGTCCAAGGCCTTTCGGCGATCTGCAACCGCCACGGTTCGCGGTTGCTGGTGGTGAATGGGTTAAGCGATTATTTCGGGCGGCCGGTCACCCACTCGAGCCTGTGCGGCATGGACGTCATCGACGTCATGGAAGAACCGCTGGAGAACCCGCTGAATCGCCTGTGCAAACGGATCATCGACGTCGCCCTGGCCCTGCCGGTCGTCGCCTTCGTCCTGCCGTTGCTGATCGTGGTGGTCTGGATCGTGCACCGTCTGCAATCGCCCGGCCCCCTCTTTTATCGCCAGACCCGTTCGGGCCGTTGCAACCAGCCATTCCGGATTTTCAAGTTTCGCACGATGCACGCGGCGCGCCGGGGACAGGGGCGTCAGGCAACCCAGGAGGATGCGCGGGTGTTTACCTTGGGGCGTTTCCTGCGGCGGACGAGCCTGGACGAAATCCCGCAGTTCATCAATGTCCTGCGGGGCGACATGAGCGTGGTCGGTCCCCGGCCTCACATGGTGATTCACAACCGCAGGTTCTGCCAGGCGATGGCGTCCTACCACGTCCGGGCGTTCGTCAAACCCGGGATTACGGGGGTGGCGCAGGTCCTGGGTTACCGCGGGGAGGCCAAGACCGATGCCGACATCGAGGCGCGGGTAAAGCATGACCTGGAGTACATCCAGCACTGGTCGATCTGGCGCGATATCCGGATCATCCTGGAGACCGGCCGGCAGGTCTTTTTCCCGCCGAGAACCGCCTATTGA
- a CDS encoding O-antigen ligase family protein — translation MVLTDSETQPSATTPRPGPPGAVLQNFWVEGPRWALLGVVLAAPWVYGATRPWARLWLTEVLLGLTLWFVAGRVVVRRLPRIHRAAALFTLLLLLQGWGMAWNARQRFRPEVFAFTTVPSPVPWLPGVVDAGIVQERLALVTGLVGAFWVAGDLAFHARWRKRFWTVLALNGAGIAALGLAQRITGAEGIYWGSPVDTGATSFFATYRYHANAGAFLNLTLPFLILKAVQVFGRLSGAGHRHYGIRSGEPCVIESRWRRLANLLERVFLPAAALVTAAAGFVNVSKAAMAIEILLLGAVLIFWSLGRAGKGLGRRELALGTLLAALAGGVIWAFGFEVSLHRWQEFLADFSSNPRYLVDEIIVRRVLSISGWWGFGAGTFRIIFPFFTRPWGDRVGGVWEYAHEDYLQTLVEWGFIGAALWAALFLGGWVTAVARRTQSRVAWPESTRLFSLGCLLSLTGVGLHALVDFPLQIASLALYTAVVLAFLYHLPAEPLVRRKKASAGKNEMIRRTRRRTQKRNKTSTDYPD, via the coding sequence ATGGTTTTAACAGATTCGGAAACGCAGCCGTCGGCAACGACCCCGCGGCCCGGGCCGCCGGGCGCCGTTTTGCAGAACTTTTGGGTTGAGGGCCCGCGCTGGGCGCTGCTGGGCGTCGTCCTTGCGGCCCCGTGGGTGTACGGAGCGACGCGCCCTTGGGCGAGGCTGTGGCTCACCGAGGTGCTGCTCGGTCTGACCCTCTGGTTCGTCGCCGGACGCGTGGTTGTGCGACGGTTGCCCCGGATTCATCGGGCGGCGGCGTTGTTTACGCTGCTGCTCCTGCTGCAGGGTTGGGGCATGGCCTGGAACGCCAGGCAGCGATTCCGGCCGGAGGTGTTTGCCTTTACCACGGTGCCGAGTCCCGTGCCTTGGTTGCCGGGTGTGGTCGACGCCGGGATTGTGCAGGAGCGGCTGGCGCTGGTTACCGGGTTGGTGGGCGCTTTCTGGGTGGCAGGCGACCTCGCGTTCCATGCCCGGTGGCGAAAACGGTTCTGGACGGTGCTGGCCCTGAACGGGGCGGGCATCGCCGCCCTGGGACTCGCCCAGCGCATCACGGGGGCCGAGGGAATTTATTGGGGATCGCCCGTGGACACCGGGGCGACGTCATTTTTCGCGACGTACCGTTACCACGCGAACGCGGGGGCTTTCCTGAACCTGACTTTGCCGTTCCTGATCCTGAAAGCGGTACAGGTTTTTGGCAGGTTATCCGGAGCCGGCCACCGGCATTACGGGATCCGCTCCGGCGAACCGTGCGTAATCGAAAGCCGGTGGCGCAGGCTGGCCAACCTGCTGGAACGGGTGTTTCTGCCGGCGGCGGCACTGGTGACCGCGGCCGCGGGTTTCGTGAACGTGTCAAAGGCGGCCATGGCAATTGAGATCCTGCTCCTCGGGGCCGTCCTCATTTTCTGGTCGCTCGGCCGGGCCGGAAAAGGATTAGGCCGGCGGGAACTTGCGCTGGGCACGTTGCTCGCCGCCCTGGCCGGAGGAGTCATCTGGGCTTTCGGCTTTGAGGTTTCCTTACACCGGTGGCAGGAATTCCTGGCGGATTTCTCCTCCAACCCCCGATACCTCGTGGATGAGATCATCGTCCGGCGGGTTTTGAGCATCTCGGGATGGTGGGGCTTCGGCGCCGGGACTTTCCGGATCATTTTTCCGTTCTTCACCAGACCGTGGGGCGACCGGGTCGGGGGCGTCTGGGAGTACGCGCACGAGGATTACCTTCAGACCCTGGTGGAATGGGGCTTTATCGGGGCGGCGCTTTGGGCAGCCCTCTTCCTCGGAGGCTGGGTGACGGCGGTGGCCCGCCGCACGCAAAGCAGGGTCGCCTGGCCTGAGTCGACCCGGCTCTTTTCGCTGGGTTGCCTGCTGTCCCTCACGGGGGTGGGGTTGCATGCCCTGGTGGATTTTCCGCTCCAGATCGCCTCCCTGGCGCTGTACACCGCGGTGGTGCTGGCGTTTCTCTACCACCTGCCCGCCGAACCGCTTGTCCGCAGAAAAAAGGCATCCGCAGGCAAAAACGAAATGATCCGCAGAACACGCAGAAGAACGCAGAAAAGGAACAAAACGTCCACAGATTACCCGGATTAA